The Hemibagrus wyckioides isolate EC202008001 linkage group LG15, SWU_Hwy_1.0, whole genome shotgun sequence genome window below encodes:
- the LOC131365608 gene encoding lymphocyte antigen 6D-like gives MKTQVSLLLICMLFSKALSLNCYQCLPSLSATCTNEQTTCSDQCLTSTISTYTSDTKLLDVSMKTCGTADMCVSGSTNLGTVKVSSNTKCCSTDLCNSATLSAPPKQAPNGRICYTCGANGCSEKVSCEGSEDRCVSASVQQGSSTVSLKGCVSKSFCVESTSSSIPGFGVAKVQCCEGNLCNGAESFTLNL, from the exons ATGAAGACTCAAGTCAGTCTGCTGCTCATCTGCATGCTTTTCTCCAAAG cACTGTCACTGAATTGTTATCAGTGTCTACCATCATTAAGTGCAACATGTACCAATGAACAGACAACCTGTTCAGATCAGTGTCTCACTTCAACCATTTCTACGTACACGA GTGACACAAAGTTGTTAGATGTCAGTATGAAGACTTGCGGTACTGCAGATATGTGTGTAAGCGGCAGCACGAACCTGGGAACAGTAAAAGTGTCCAGCAATACCAAATGCTGCAGCACTGATCTTTGTAACAGTGCAACCCTGTCAG CTCCTCCCAAGCAGGCTCCCAACGGGAGAATATGTTACACCTGTGGTGCTAATGGCTGCTCAGAAAAAGTGAGCTGTGAAGGGAGTGAAGATCGCTGCGTCTCTGCTTCAG ttCAACAAGGGAGCAGCACAGTGTCCTTGAAAGGTTGTGTCTCCAAGAGCTTCTGTGTTGAGTCCACATCATCGAGCATTCCAGGATTCGGCGTAGCAAAGGTTCAGTGTTGTGAGGGAAATCTGTGTAACGGTGCTGAGAGCTTCACACTGAATTTATGA